The genomic region ACCAGGATACCTTATATGCAAACTCTAACCGTCAGTTCTACCGTGAGTGCAAAATAAGTGGCActgttgattttatttttggagatgCCATAGCCGTCTTTCAAAACTGTGATATCCTACCAAGACAAGCATTGCCCGGACAATCTAATACAATCACCGCTCAAGGCTGTCAAAGTCCCAAAATAATCACAGGCTTCTCATTTCATTTATGCAATATATCTGGAGATGTGAGCCTAATTTCCTCACAAAATCCAACCCCCACATTCCTTGGCAGACCATGGAAGCCTTATTCTAGAACAGTTTTTATGCAATCTTACATGAGTGACATCATAGTGCCGGAAGGGTGGCTACGATGGAATGAGAGTTTTGAATCGACCTTATTTTATGGAGAGTACAACAATCATGGGCTAGGCGCAATTACGAAGAAGCGGGTGAAGTGGATAGGTGTTCATGTTTTGGATTTCTCTCAAGCCAAGCATTACACAGTCTCTCAGTTTCTCAAAGGAGACTCATGGTTGCCCTCTACTGGTGTCCCATACGATGGAGGATTGGCAAGCAAAAGATTTTAATTACCCCAATATGCACAAGATAGTTGTAGTATTTTAACAatcttttattattactttgttttctctctttactATCTTTCCAGTGttttttatctaataaaatgaaatgCTACTACCAGAGTGCTATTTATGTTTGGTTTCCTTTTTTCCGTTGTTATAATTGTAGAACCGTTCTCcaacaaacattaaaaaataattaaaaaaaagggtctcTTTTATGTCCTAGTCTGTTCGTGTGCGCACGAAGAGGGGGGGATTGTTGAGATGTGACTTTTCCATTAGTAGTTATGTTGGCTGGATGAGTTATGTGTGTAACGTATAGAGATGAACATGTTAATTCATCCTAATCCGAACAAAcagttaggattttttttttttagaatcaaacaATTAGGATATGGATGATATGAATAGCAACAGGTTTTCATTTAATAACCCATACATGCTTTTGACTTGACGAGATCGTGTcaaacccatacccgacccaATTTTCTCAGCAAGTCCTTGTTATAAAAAGGTCAATATGGAAAAATATCCACGGGTTTGATCAATTACGAAAGCACCCTCAGGGATTTTAATTCTtcctgtcttttttttttttttttggggagggggAACACACACATTCACAAAGAAGAGGGAAATAgattttaatataaaagtgCACCACAAATTCTATTCAAAACTCTTTTTTAAATCTTGCTAAAATTTCTATGTCCACCAAATTAACCCCTAAGACTAACTTTCAACcgcttttattaaaaaaaaatatatttgaccACATTAAAAAGACTCATCAATTCCTCTTCTCCATGCAATCCCTATTTCTACCACCCTCCTTGTCACAACCCAAATCTATAAAACATGAATTCAAATACATGACTAATTATCAATCTACCATATTTCAATAAAAGTAAATTACTTCCGAGATatataaaactccaaataacCTAAACCCTTAAATAAACCTCTTACAACTCATAAATGTCCACAATTAGA from Castanea sativa cultivar Marrone di Chiusa Pesio chromosome 11, ASM4071231v1 harbors:
- the LOC142616652 gene encoding pectinesterase/pectinesterase inhibitor PPE8B-like; the protein is MSLEKVIALVSNGLASVQQSLNDTISDSFQSWFTSHDWKLMQASEILVNNTVSSDGSSDYKTIMDAVKAAPSISSKRFVIYIKKGIYREYVSIPADKWNIMMVGDGIDQTIISGDRSNATGWITYKSATFAVLGRNFIAVNMTFENTAGPKGGQAVTLLSQSDLSVFYRCGIRGYQDTLYANSNRQFYRECKISGTVDFIFGDAIAVFQNCDILPRQALPGQSNTITAQGCQSPKIITGFSFHLCNISGDVSLISSQNPTPTFLGRPWKPYSRTVFMQSYMSDIIVPEGWLRWNESFESTLFYGEYNNHGLGAITKKRVKWIGVHVLDFSQAKHYTVSQFLKGDSWLPSTGVPYDGGLASKRF